TCATCCATACCGCCAAAATACTCATCAAAAATAACCCCATTACCCCCATTAAAGGATTTTGATATACTCCCGTAACCCAATCAGGCACTACACCTGTATATTTAATTAATCCACCAACATTAATAATGTAGTAACCACCAACTAAACCTCCATGCAACCCAATAGGTAAACCTAAACGTCCCCTACGCCAACGCTTTGCCCATACCTGCGTTAACCCTAAAACTACCAAAGCCGGGAACTGCGGCAAAGTTTGAATGATTGCCTCTAATGGTTTAATAAAATGCAAGGTAGCAAAAACAACAGCATCAGTCCATAATGCTACACGCTGGTTGTAGTCACGTTCTAGTTCATCAAGTAACCAGCCGCGAAATAATAACTCCTCGGCAAACCCCACAGCCAAGCCGACAATTACGCCTTCGATAACTATTTTTAATAAGAAAACTTTGGGCTGTTGCCATACCAACCAGCCGAAAAGTCTTTCTATGCCAAAAAGTAGCCAAATATTAGTGAAACCTATAGCCAAACCACGCAGTAAATCTATCCCGTTGTGTGGTGTAGTTTCTAAACCATAATGCTGCAATATCTGAGGTTGCTGGTAGACGTATTTACCCCATAGCTTCAACAGAACGATAAATTCTACGTATAGTAAAACCATTGTCAAAATACTTACTAAGTTAGCATCACTCACTAGTAAGTAAATTGGGGCAGCTAGAGGCAACCATAGCACCAACAGCATTAAAATAAAACAACCCAGCCGAATAGGGACAGGGCGTTGAGCTAAACGGACAAGGTTGTTTTTCATACTAAATATTTAAAATACCAAGCGATTAGAAATCGCGGCTATACAAACAAAGTCCGCCTGCGCGGACTCATTGTTAAATCTAATCTTTTTAACCTGCGGAGACGGGCTTTGTTTTTGTAGCCAGTTTTAGTTTTAGGCACAATACAAATGACAAATGACCAATGACCAATGACCAATGACCAATGACTATTCATCAGGTTCAATACTGCTGGATAAACCGTGAGTTTTCAATGTTTCACAGTAAAATTCAGCGTGTTCTAGAGCGCAGGTAATGACTAAAGCTAACCCGTTAGTATGGGCTTCCATCATGATGCTCACAGCTTGGGGCTGAGTAAGACTCGGCACGGTGGTTAATAGCGTCTGCACCACGTACTCCATCGAGTTGTAGTCGTCGTTGTGGAGCAAAACGCGATATCGAGGGGCGAGCTTGCGGGATGTGGAACTCTTCTCAATGGTTTCGACTGACACGGCTCTTTGCTCTTGTTTCGATAATTTACTACAACGGAATGCCTATTGGCGATCGCTTAACAGCTTAACAGTTATTCACTTATTTTATAACATTAAATTCTAAACTCTCTCTTCGCTAAAGGTTTGTTCTTAAGACAGCCCCCATAGCGTCTATGTGAATGATAGAGTATTCTCGCAATTAAAATGAGAAAAGGTACACAATTATCTTCGCCACGGCTTTAGCTACATAATTATGGATACACGCCCAGAATTTCAACCAGGACAAATTGTGTCTTTAGAGTATGGGGACAAAAATTTGTACGCGGAAGTGATTGAAGTTGTCGTGTCTCGTCAGTTGTGTTGGGTACGTCCTTTACTGCTGGCAAACCATACTCAAGAACCACCATTAATTACAGACTTGCGAGACGCATCTGATTTGCTTTGGCCTATCCAATTATTTCGCCCTGCTTTAGACACAGAAGTAATTACTCTGTTGAGTCAGGTTTTAGTCAAAGAACCAAAAGGCGAACCAGACTTAATCGCTAAACAGCAACTCCATCAGTTTATTCAGCAGATGTGGCAAGGTAGAAAGTCTGAAGTCTGAAATTTGATAGTTCCGTGTTGAATAATTTTGAGATGATTTTACCTCACAGAGAAGGACACTTGCGTGGGCGGCTCTGCCGAGTTGAGCAAAGTGTCCGTCGCGCGAAGGCGCAGAGAGGTTAATGAGTTAGTTTGAGATTTAAATTCATGTAGTCTTATCCTGGTTATTCAGCAACACTGATATTTCATAATTCACACTTTTTTAGTAGTGAATACCAGCATCCTTCATTCGTCCAATGGCTTCTTGCATTCGCTCCTCAGAGATAGTTAAAGCTATGCGGAAGAAGCCTTCACCAGATGCACCATAACCGCTACCGGGAGCGACCATAATGCCGCATTTGTCAAGCAGCAAATTTACAAATTCCGCAGAAGTATAACCGGAAGGAACAGGAACCCAAACGTAAAGGGTAGCTTTTGGCGGCTGAATCGGCCATCCTAAAGATTGTAAACCTTGAACAATGGTATCGCGGCGATGTTGATAAACAGACATCAAAGTTTGCAGTTCGGCTTCTGTGGTATTGTAAGCTGCGATCGCAGCTTTTTGAATTGCCTTAAACACACCCGAATCAACGTTAGTTTTAACCTGTCTCAAACCTTGAATCCCCAGTGCATTCCCAGCTACAAAACCAACTCGCCAGCCTGTCATATTGTAAGATTTTGACAAACTGTGAAACTCAATGGCGATATCTTTTGCGCCAGGAACTTGTAACACACTCGGCGGTTTGTAGCCGTTGTATGCCATTTCTGAGTAAGCATTGTCATGACATAGCAAGATATTGTACTGCTTACAGAAATCTACCAATTCTGTAAAAAACTCTAGCGTTGCAACTCCCCCAGTCGGATTATTTGGGTAGTTAATCCACAAAAGCTTGGCTTTTTGGGCAATTTCTTCGGGAATCGCGTTTAAATCTGGCAAAAACTGGTTTTCTGCCTTCAGTGGCATTGTAAAAGGCACACCATCAGCAAAAATGGTAGAAGTGCGATATACCGGATAACCAGGATCGGGAATGAGTGTATAGTCTCCCGCCTCTACAAAAGCTAAGAAAGTATTATGTATTGCCTCTTTAGAACCAATAGACGCTACAACCTCTGTATCTGGGTTTAAATCCGTTACCCCAAACCGATTTTCCATCCACTTAGCAGCCGCCTGCCGAAATTCTTGCATACCTTCGTAGGGCGGGTAATTATGGGTAGCAGCGTCATCAATTGCCTCGTGCATTACCTGGAGAATGTGTGCAGGAGTCGGTTTATCAGGGTCGCCTACTGCCATATTAATGATGTCAACTCCCTCAGCGACGAGTTTTTCTCGTTTACGGTTAATTTCAGCAAAGAGGTAGGGAGGAATTTTTTCTAGGCGTTTAGCAAGGTGCATGGCGACTTAAATATTAATGCAAACATTAATGCTGACTAGCACAGTTTACGCCACACCAAGTAACTAAACAGTAAATCTCACAGAAAAATATAGGTCATTATCAATTAACCATTGACCATTGACTAATGACAAAAATTAATATCCCCAGCTAGGAACCAACTTGACTCTACCAGCATCCATTTCTGCCATTAATAATTCCAAAGCTTCATAGTCCACATCCGAGATATAACCCATTTGAGTTAATTCAGAATTGATTTCATTTTCTATCTCTGGAGTTAATTTTTTAATATCAAGAGCTTTTTCTACAAGTTGGCGAATAGCGTACTTCCTCGTTTTCATATTTATTAACCCATTCTAGGTAATACTAAATTATCTGGGATAGAGCTAAGTATAAATTGTGATCTAAAAGCTTAAATTTAGTGATTTAGATCACATATATTTTGCCAAATAATTTACCTTGAACTCTATCTTATTCTCTCCAAATGAGCGTATT
This window of the Nostoc sp. HK-01 genome carries:
- the clpS gene encoding ATP-dependent Clp protease adaptor protein ClpS, with protein sequence MSVETIEKSSTSRKLAPRYRVLLHNDDYNSMEYVVQTLLTTVPSLTQPQAVSIMMEAHTNGLALVITCALEHAEFYCETLKTHGLSSSIEPDE
- a CDS encoding abortive infection protein: MKNNLVRLAQRPVPIRLGCFILMLLVLWLPLAAPIYLLVSDANLVSILTMVLLYVEFIVLLKLWGKYVYQQPQILQHYGLETTPHNGIDLLRGLAIGFTNIWLLFGIERLFGWLVWQQPKVFLLKIVIEGVIVGLAVGFAEELLFRGWLLDELERDYNQRVALWTDAVVFATLHFIKPLEAIIQTLPQFPALVVLGLTQVWAKRWRRGRLGLPIGLHGGLVGGYYIINVGGLIKYTGVVPDWVTGVYQNPLMGVMGLFLMSILAVWMSRQVRRSHL
- a CDS encoding aspartate aminotransferase, with translation MHLAKRLEKIPPYLFAEINRKREKLVAEGVDIINMAVGDPDKPTPAHILQVMHEAIDDAATHNYPPYEGMQEFRQAAAKWMENRFGVTDLNPDTEVVASIGSKEAIHNTFLAFVEAGDYTLIPDPGYPVYRTSTIFADGVPFTMPLKAENQFLPDLNAIPEEIAQKAKLLWINYPNNPTGGVATLEFFTELVDFCKQYNILLCHDNAYSEMAYNGYKPPSVLQVPGAKDIAIEFHSLSKSYNMTGWRVGFVAGNALGIQGLRQVKTNVDSGVFKAIQKAAIAAYNTTEAELQTLMSVYQHRRDTIVQGLQSLGWPIQPPKATLYVWVPVPSGYTSAEFVNLLLDKCGIMVAPGSGYGASGEGFFRIALTISEERMQEAIGRMKDAGIHY